The Deinococcus roseus genome includes a window with the following:
- a CDS encoding family 10 glycosylhydrolase, protein MPTRTHFALVFTVALLAGTPLAHAQETGMDPAQTLLELETLQEPTDKQQIRFVNEAVQEDFAHNTDNYLALFSGAFGNRVVIPRFAVGAQVDAEGTVGQMVNPSENGQVPLWEKTPLPLDIPAGGYVVLAFDTSYQKNNFKRFLATRLRPGGQVRLLAEGKEASVQEVAGNTVRPILHLQGKPVFSTTEEKVTLGGKVIPFDPQHPLTLQFEGANLPLEPDGSFVTEVSLKPGLNNPGFTLLRASGNVTRSQLIRQVVPAAPSFQPVVLWMEQYTSMGLRNTEDIRQFLVRAKHSGINGIAIDVKGYEGFVSYLKNDLTGRPHISTMQGPARQGSNPQLDLLGEMVRQGHLLGLNVYASINTFGEGSMRESALIGSYPRWEEQVYHWADGGQILPVRQSKAPGRVVLFVNPVDPDVRDMELRTIEEIVKNYPVDGLILDRTRFDGGFADFSPTSREAFERYLQPLGKHLTRWPDDVYRWTWDQNGNPVQQEGPLFLDWWTFRARVIGSFVQEARKVMDRYRTPDRELQLGQYVGGVYDNLYEFGINWASPDFQYDPRLQLVNARIYTPEYLQTGYLNSLDFVMLGTYQNDPFSVVQDLTIAAVVSQDKKPLLGGVGLQGASDPEVLRELLQVHRTYSSGMMLFEYSTANLDTIRAGLENQQYTTQMWVGVSTPTGKPLMVDAVDVPRANNQLVLYTARFGASTQTARYGVEVTIGPDGVVTEGKNLEQARNWNFNNPQDNNSLIPVRGLVLSAMDASGSKVKRQGLALALKPGDPVRVARLKLEGAKNGSTVEKEHVLLQGQMEVLGTGAASLSINGQPVLLRNGKFVQVVPLEVGSNTIRIHAEVDGQVTLERTLQVTRTED, encoded by the coding sequence GTTTTGCTGTGGGTGCACAGGTGGATGCTGAAGGCACTGTGGGACAGATGGTGAACCCCTCAGAGAACGGACAGGTGCCCCTCTGGGAGAAAACCCCATTGCCTCTGGACATTCCCGCTGGGGGATATGTGGTGCTGGCTTTTGACACCAGTTACCAGAAAAACAATTTCAAGCGGTTTCTGGCCACCAGGCTGCGTCCGGGAGGTCAGGTGCGCCTGCTGGCAGAAGGGAAAGAAGCCAGTGTGCAGGAGGTGGCAGGCAACACCGTGCGGCCCATCTTGCATTTGCAGGGCAAACCGGTGTTCAGCACCACCGAAGAAAAGGTGACGCTGGGTGGAAAAGTGATTCCTTTTGACCCCCAGCATCCCCTGACCTTGCAGTTTGAAGGTGCCAATCTGCCTTTAGAACCCGATGGTTCTTTTGTCACCGAGGTGTCCCTCAAGCCTGGACTGAACAACCCTGGTTTCACCCTGCTGAGGGCCAGTGGCAACGTGACCCGCAGCCAGTTGATCCGTCAGGTGGTTCCTGCTGCGCCCAGTTTTCAACCAGTGGTGCTGTGGATGGAGCAGTACACCAGCATGGGGCTGCGCAACACCGAGGACATCCGGCAGTTTCTGGTGCGGGCCAAACACAGCGGCATCAATGGCATTGCCATCGATGTCAAAGGCTATGAAGGTTTCGTCAGCTACCTGAAAAACGACCTGACAGGCCGCCCCCACATCAGCACCATGCAGGGACCTGCCCGCCAGGGGTCCAACCCCCAGCTGGATTTGCTCGGTGAAATGGTGCGCCAGGGCCATCTGCTGGGCCTGAACGTTTATGCCTCCATCAACACCTTTGGAGAGGGCAGCATGCGGGAAAGCGCCCTGATCGGCAGTTACCCCCGCTGGGAGGAGCAGGTGTACCACTGGGCAGATGGGGGCCAGATCCTTCCTGTCCGGCAGAGCAAGGCCCCCGGACGGGTGGTGCTGTTTGTGAACCCCGTGGACCCAGATGTGCGGGACATGGAACTGAGGACCATCGAGGAAATCGTCAAGAATTACCCGGTGGATGGCCTGATCCTGGACCGCACCCGCTTTGATGGGGGTTTTGCCGATTTCTCACCGACCAGCAGAGAGGCTTTTGAACGGTACCTGCAGCCGCTGGGCAAGCACCTGACCCGCTGGCCAGACGATGTGTACCGCTGGACCTGGGACCAGAACGGCAACCCTGTGCAGCAGGAAGGACCGCTGTTTCTGGACTGGTGGACCTTCCGGGCCAGGGTGATTGGCAGCTTCGTGCAGGAAGCCCGCAAGGTCATGGACCGCTACCGCACCCCGGACCGCGAGCTGCAACTGGGCCAGTATGTGGGTGGGGTGTACGACAACCTCTATGAGTTTGGCATCAACTGGGCCAGCCCAGATTTCCAGTACGATCCCCGTTTGCAACTGGTCAACGCCCGCATTTACACCCCCGAGTATTTGCAAACAGGGTACCTGAACAGCCTGGATTTCGTGATGCTGGGCACCTACCAGAACGATCCTTTCAGTGTGGTGCAGGACCTCACCATTGCAGCGGTGGTCTCACAGGACAAAAAACCCCTGCTGGGCGGGGTGGGATTGCAGGGGGCTTCAGATCCAGAGGTGCTCAGGGAACTTTTGCAGGTGCACCGCACCTACAGCAGCGGCATGATGCTCTTTGAATACAGCACCGCCAACCTGGACACCATCCGGGCCGGACTGGAAAACCAGCAGTACACCACCCAGATGTGGGTGGGGGTCAGCACCCCCACAGGGAAACCCCTGATGGTGGACGCGGTGGATGTGCCCAGGGCCAACAACCAGCTGGTGCTGTACACCGCCCGTTTTGGGGCCAGCACCCAGACCGCCCGTTATGGCGTGGAGGTCACCATCGGCCCGGATGGTGTGGTCACCGAAGGCAAAAACCTGGAACAGGCCAGAAACTGGAACTTCAACAACCCGCAGGACAACAACAGCCTGATTCCCGTGCGGGGACTGGTGCTTTCTGCCATGGACGCTTCGGGAAGCAAGGTCAAACGTCAGGGGCTGGCCCTCGCCCTGAAACCCGGAGATCCGGTGCGGGTGGCCCGCCTGAAACTGGAAGGGGCCAAAAACGGCAGCACTGTGGAGAAAGAACATGTGCTGCTGCAAGGTCAAATGGAAGTGCTGGGCACAGGAGCGGCCAGCTTGAGCATCAATGGACAGCCTGTGCTGCTCAGAAACGGCAAATTTGTGCAGGTGGTGCCGCTGGAGGTGGGCAGCAACACCATCCGCATCCATGCAGAAGTGGATGGACAGGTCACCCTGGAGCGCACCCTGCAGGTGACCCGCACAGAGGATTAG